The Lolium rigidum isolate FL_2022 chromosome 1, APGP_CSIRO_Lrig_0.1, whole genome shotgun sequence region CTGAGCTGCGAACCTGAAAAACAAGTAACATTACACTCTTAGCAAAAGGAGAAAGCATATACATATTCCAAGACGTGAAGCATGAAGTATCACTCACTTAAGCTTCTCATCCTCCTTAATCTTTCTGATGTCCTCTTTAACTTCCTCTGCTGACATCAACCCAGCTCTCCTTGCCTCTTTTGGAGCTCCTTCCTTTCTACCCTTCCTTGGAGGAGAAAGGTCTCTCCCCTTACGAGGTGGAGACAGATCATCTGATGCAAATTTCTGACCCTTCCTTGGTGGCGAAATGTCCCCATCCACCAGGTCCTGTCCCATTTTTCGTCTTCTCGGGGGTGACAGATCGCCCGGCTGCGTCGAATCCTGGCGCTTCCGTCTCCGTGGTGGAGAGATGTCCTCGGGCTCCTTCGTATCCTGCCGTATCTGGCGGCGGGGTGGAGAGAGGACTTTGCGGTCCTCTGAATCATGCCGTGTCCGTCGTCGAGGTGGAGACAAGTCTTTGGGCTCCTCAGAGTCATGCCTTGTCCTTCGCCGAGGCGGGGAGAGGTCTTGAGGCTCCTCCGAATCATGCCTCGTGCGCCTCCGTGGCGGTGAGAGATCCTGGGGTGGTTCCTCAGAGTCATGGCGAGCACGTCTCCTTGGAGGAGACTGATCCCCTTGCCGCCTGACCTTCCGTGGGGGCGACAAATCGCCTCCCTCTGCCTCTGGCGAGGGCGTGTCACGCCGCCTCTGCCTCTGCCTTGGCGGCGAAATGTCAGCCCCCGCAGCACTTCCATGCTTCGGCGAGGGTGTGTCGCGCCGCTGCCTTCGGCGTGGGGGCGAGAGGTCCTTCCTCCCGGCGCCAGCGCCGGCGCCCCTCTCTGGTGAGGGAGTGTCGTTCCTGCGGCGGCGGGGCGAGTCAGCATCCACAGTGACCCAGCCACTGCCATCGTTGGCGATGGAATTGTAGGGCCGCTTGGCGCGGATTTCCTCCATGCGGCGCATCCGCTTGACCTCAATGTCTTCATCCACCTGAGGCTTCTCGTCGCCTGCAACACACACGCGCCCAATCCCAATCAAAACTCGCCGCAAATCCGATGGAAACCTGGCATTTCAGGCTATGTAagtagggctagggtttgggggattCATACCTGACGACGCGGGCTCGTCCTCGATCTGCACGGGCTTCTGCCAGACGGGGTCCTCGTCGACGATGAGCACCCCGGCCCCGGCGGGGGCGCTGGGCttgggcttcttcttcttcttggccttcttctggtcggcggcggcggggcccgactggtaccgcttgaggtagtcCTTCATGGACACCGCGGCCCCGGATGTagaggcggacggcggcggctgcTTCGTCGCCATGGATGGACCGGGGGCGGCTCGACGGAAGGAGCGGGCGAGGCTCCCGGCGGCacgggggcggcgccggcggtttCCGGCAAAGGTTTGTTGTCTGCGGGCGCGGTGGGGTCGGTCGCGGCAGGCCGAAACTCGGAGGACCGATCTAGAGTAGGGTTGAAAACGGAACGGAAACGGATGGAAATATGTCTTATCGTTTTTGTTTCCGCCTATCTTGACGGAATTGAAAACGAAATCGGAAACCCCGAAAACGAATATGGAAACGAAAATCACCGGAGATGAATATGGAGCGGATACGGGACGGATACGTTACGAAAATGAATATTTGTCACAATAAAATGGCGGCATATTACCTTGGTCTGTATACCGAAAAGACACGTATAACGAAGTAGACAATAATACAAGGAATCTCACTCAACTTCAACAAGCCGCAATTCAACATAAAGTACTAACTCCATCACTAAAAGGGTGTCTCATATTTgtccaaatttggatgtatctagacccaatttagtatctagatacatccaaaatttgacaaagttaagacatccttttagtgacggagggagtaacagACACAGTTTAACACTTAGACAAGCACAAgttcacataaatatttttgcgTCGACACTAAGACTGTTTGTGGGCAGTCGCTTGGCCGCCTGATCGCTGGTCTTGTAGGAAGAAGCTGCGATCGCTTGGGAGTTGGGACTAGGTCTTGTGGAATCGTCCCAAACAGAGATGGGTCATCGGGACTGTAGGCGGCTGTCTATAATTAGTAGGTGGCCTGCAGGCCTAGTTTCATGTGTAAATGTAGGCCTACGAAGAACATAAGTCTCTCTAGGTTACATTTGCGGAAACTTTTCATATTTGTTTATCCGGAATTTCCTTTGCCATTTTCGTTTCCGTCGGAAACAACTCCCTCGTTTTCATTTCCGTTTCCTTTTATGATTCTTCTGTTTCCTTTCGTTTTCCGCAAAATAccatttcctttttccttttttgctctccatttcctttttcttcgaAAACGGACGGAAAGTTTCTCTTTCATTTTCAACCCTAATCTAGAGGCTGCGATCTGCCGCCGCCTGCGCGGGAGCTCCTATGCACCGCCTATAGCGGTGCCGCACACCTGCTTGCTAAGATGGGCTCGGCCCAAGTTCGCGTTTCTTCTCCTTTGCTCTACTGTTTCTGCGTTTTTCTCTCCCAGTCAAGTGTATCCAGTCATATTAGTACCATTGGATTATCCCACTTaatctatctatatctatacctatacctactatatatatatactaataaaggaaggaaggtttctccccataattttcgtccgtttttgtATTGCCCCTCTTTTTGCTCGAAATTACATAGCATGCCACCGCCAAAGTGTACGAAACGGTCTGCTCGTGGTTCGTCCGCCGCTCTTCATGGGCCTGCTTCCTGGGCCTGGCTAAATTTATTGCTGACTGGGCGTGCTTCCTACTCAGTTTGTCTGGCCGATAGCTTATGGAACTGCCTCGACACCATCCGTGCGTGGGCGTCAGGGACCTCAACGCCCCAGCGGCGTCGTGCCAATGAGAGCGCTTCCAGTGCGAGCCCACCCTGACGGCGTGCTCGCTCTTCCATCTACCGCCCGTGTGGCGTGTGGAGGCGGTTCCTCCTGCCGGTGCGCACGCTCGCCGGCGCCATCCTGATTCCATCttttggcagccggcggcgagtGCTCCACTCCTTTGTCTCGCTCCCAGCGCCGGCCCGGGAGAATCTGAGATGGTTTGTATGATTTGGAGCAGCGCCGGCATGAGGTGAAGATCTGCGCCGCCCGGAAAATAAAAAAGGCTGCCGGCCGGGTTGATGTGCACTGAGCAACCCGTTCAGAGAAGGAGACCGAGAGCTTCGAGATCCACTCTCGCGGAGGAGTCCAGGTCGCCCAACATTGAGTCGGCGGAGACTGAGGGCTCGAGCTCTAAGGTCGCAGTCCATGGATATTCCCTCCTGTTCTTGACTGGGGAAGGAGAGAGGGGTGGAGTAGAGGGGAGAGTAAGGGGCGCACCTAGGAGAGGTCCAGGTCGCCGGACATGAACAGGGAGGAGATTGAGGAAAGAGGAGGCGCTGGAAAGAGATTGAGCGGCCGGGTGCTGCTTGCCGTAGTCGAATTAGTCGATGCAGTTGTTGCTCTgttgaaaaaaaaatcttggCATATCTTGCTGATCCTATGTCTTTTAACTGAGCTGTCAGCTCGATGGACACTGAGATTAATTTATGGGTTCCATGTGCGGTCCTAAACTACACAAAATACTGGTGTCATTTTTTTCTGCAATTTTAGGCTTTTACTATTTCTTTGTTCGCTTCTGACCTTCTGTGTCTTTGGTCTGAAAGCTTATCCTTTATTCACGGATACCATGTGCGATTCTCAAGCAAGCTTGATTTTCTACCATGTGTCAGCTACATCTTTGCAACAATTGTGGAAACCAAAGCGTGGTTGAGCTCACGAACTAGGATCGAGTGATACCAACAACTGATCGCTTATGGTGTacccaatgcatagttgagatgcgaagagcaagtttaatagtatagccagctgctggctataagccatgtgtcatgtcatttgtagctaacatgtaagccaacatgtataatagtgagctataatcatgtactactttatcaatggatggcccacatttcactctcacaaaatgtctaggagcacgtgctagagctggcttttgcatgagagcccactcctcttctctctcctactctctctcctccaactaagcaagaatatattattttaacccttatagccagctgactaggatttACTATACTTGCTCGAATAGATGCTTTTCTTTGCTATGTGCTTTGCTTCACTATGCGAAATAGTTAAAAAAGAGACACCAAGATATTTGGTTGATTTTATTACTTATTATTTAACAAATTAATATGGACTACATGGGTACTTTTGGTAGTTACGGAAAATTGTATAATTCAGTGAGTGAGAATTTCCACTTACATTGAAAAGTCAATGCAAACCGAAGAGATAATCTTTTTTAGAGAGCTCAAATAAATATACATAGAGTTAAATTTCATGTTTCCGTTAGACGTGTCTAAGGAGAGAACTCTTTCGTGCCGTTTTAAACccgtcgcaacgcacgggcatttttgctAGTTATATCTAACGGGTGAATTGATCTAATTTGATGCTATGGGTGTACCGGCAGAGGAAAAATTCTGTGTCCCACCACCTTGCCAATCCACCCACGGAGTGGAAAAGGAAACAAAACTGCCTCTCTATGGATTGCATCTACGATCAGGGATCACTACCGCCGCTGAGAACTCCTCTGCTCCTCCCTCCACCTATGTGATTCCTCTCGGCCTCCCCCACCTATCCCTCCTTAGCCCCTCTTCCACACTGCCGGTGAAGAGCGCAGATTAGCATGCGATCTGAGGTGGTGACCACCGTTGAGTGATCGTGCCGACCAGTGGGCGACGACTAGCACCGAGCGGGCACCGAGCAGCGTGCAACATCATCAGATGAGGCCGCCCTCTTCCAAGGACCCAACCCCCCGGATCCTGATTCCCAACCTCCTCGATGCTGACGGCTGCCTAAGCCAGCGCCAccgccttcatcctcctccgagGCATCGCCCCGCGACGATCCTGCCACCATGAGGTGCACGAGGATGAATGTGCATGCACGTGTATATGGGTTTCTATCGTGTCCTAGGGTGTGTTCAGTTCAAGAACTAGAGGGGGATGGAATGGAAACATTCCATTCCAACATCATGGAACAGTTTGTGCATGTGTTCGGAACGGAATGGTTCCGTTTTCTATTTGGTCGGGACCAAAatggtggaatggaatggaattttTTTTGGTTTAGCTCACCTCTTTCATAGTCATGGTGAACATGCCTCCCACGAATCATATCTAAAATTTGATTTTAGCCAAATCGAATTGTACACAGGACACTGCAGGAACCGTTGCCGCATATCCCGCCTTCACTCTCGGTCGCTCTGCGTGCCGCCGTTGCGCCCGCATTCACCGCCCGCTcgtgcgcgagagggagaggagcggCACGCGAGAGTGAGAGCAGCAGCGTGCGAGAGGGAGAGCGGTGGCGAagatgagagggagagcacccacCGATGGCAGGGACGAGAGGAAGAGCACCCACCCGCGACGGAGACAAGAGGGAGAGGAGCCGCGACGGAGACAAGAACGAGATGGAGAGCGTCGGGGTAAGAAAAGAGATTTTATTTTTTCGTTCGTTGCGGTGATGCTTAGCGAGGTGTTTCAGCGGAATGAGTGCATTCCGCGTCTTAAAAGTATATTCCGCTTAAGAAAATTACTTTGTCCCGATCCTTCTATACAACCGAAAACATGAGTTTTGCTGTGTGGAACCTTCCCGTTCCTCCATTCCACGTAATTCTAAGAACCGAACACACTCCTAGTAGTAGCAAAGACCAAGCGCGGTAGACCATGTGCAGCAGGCACCGCCTCCCCCGGTTGAACGCGCGCAGCGCCGTCCCCGTCATGGCGCGCGTAATCCCTCCATTCGTGGCTTCGTATCGTGCGTACGTGCCGCCTCGCTCATGGCTCCACCTGCACCCCGTTCATTCGTCTCCATGCATCTCGCGATCAAAATCATATCGATTTCGTCCACGAGCCTGTATATATGTATGGTTGTCAGAATGTCAGTGCAGAAACATCGACAGGACGCGGCGCCGGCGTAGCAAACGTACTAGTGGACTAGAGGGTAGCTAGCATCTATCGAACGATCGTCTCCTTTCACCGTTCCCTGTCGACATGAGGAGCTCCGTGGTGCACGCGCCGGCCGGAACgggcgcggcggcgtcggtggCCGCGCTGCTGGGCCACCCGCTGGCGGTGCTGTCGGAGAAGCCGGCGCCGCGGCTGACGCGGCTGCTGGTGAACGTGACGGTGGAGCGGAGCCTCTGGCCGGTGCACGTCGTGCTGGCCGCCGACGCCACCGTCGCCGACCTcgcgcgcgccgccgtcgccgcctacgTCGCCGAGGGACGCAGGCCGCCGCTCCCCGCCGATGCCAACGACGTCGACGCGGCCGCACGGTTCGAGCTGCATCTCTCCAAGTACTCCCTCGACGGTAAGAGAGAACCTCGTTCGATTTCTGAAACTGATCTCTGTCCACCGCATCAATCGCTCATCGCTGATGATGGATTCTTCGTTTCTTGTGCAGCGCTGAACCCTG contains the following coding sequences:
- the LOC124685028 gene encoding BUD13 homolog, which gives rise to MATKQPPPSASTSGAAVSMKDYLKRYQSGPAAADQKKAKKKKKPKPSAPAGAGVLIVDEDPVWQKPVQIEDEPASSGDEKPQVDEDIEVKRMRRMEEIRAKRPYNSIANDGSGWVTVDADSPRRRRNDTPSPERGAGAGAGRKDLSPPRRRQRRDTPSPKHGSAAGADISPPRQRQRRRDTPSPEAEGGDLSPPRKVRRQGDQSPPRRRARHDSEEPPQDLSPPRRRTRHDSEEPQDLSPPRRRTRHDSEEPKDLSPPRRRTRHDSEDRKVLSPPRRQIRQDTKEPEDISPPRRRKRQDSTQPGDLSPPRRRKMGQDLVDGDISPPRKGQKFASDDLSPPRKGRDLSPPRKGRKEGAPKEARRAGLMSAEEVKEDIRKIKEDEKLKFAAQDPSFTGKGAKAVFRDKEGKRINQEDIQKAKGDEKPKEKHIEWGKGLVQKRAAEARVQDLEDEKSKPFARTRDDPELDSMLKNRLRWGDPMAHLVKRKEDFLLDDLGDDEKMKESGFIVPQNVPTHSWLKRGVDPPLNRYGIKPGRHWDGVDRSNGYEKDMYKLKNDKQAMEQEAYLWSVADM
- the LOC124705043 gene encoding uncharacterized protein At4g22758-like; protein product: MRSSVVHAPAGTGAAASVAALLGHPLAVLSEKPAPRLTRLLVNVTVERSLWPVHVVLAADATVADLARAAVAAYVAEGRRPPLPADANDVDAAARFELHLSKYSLDALNPDEKVLDLGSRNFFLCARRF